One segment of Setaria viridis chromosome 4, Setaria_viridis_v4.0, whole genome shotgun sequence DNA contains the following:
- the LOC117853941 gene encoding protein neprosin, whose translation MQNDGGVNNNCFNLDCAGFHLYPSSYALGSSVSNADSQVGGERYGVPVGIHRDPTGEIWVVTVSDHPIGYYPETVFDTTFPEAFYVEMGGRVLDTRPGGNHTSTPMGNGIPSCAGSRFAATIMDYHAVGYTGVLVNDKADRTVTTTPSCYGAKPLGPDPTRANGYNVAYGGPGGIYCDKPE comes from the exons ATGCAGAACGACGGTGGAGTGAACAATAACTGCTTCAACCTGGACTGTGCAGGATTCCATCTTTACCCAAGCTCGTACGCTCTTGGGAGTTCGGTCAGCAACGCCGACTCCCAGGTCGGAGGCGAGAGGTACGGCGTGCCGGTCGGCATACACAGA GACCCGACCGGGGAGATTTGGGTGGTGACGGTGTCGGACCACCCGATCGGCTACTACCCGGAGACGGTGTTCGACACGACCTTCCCGGAGGCCTTCTACGTGGAGATGGGCGGGCGGGTGCTGGACACCCGGCCCGGCGGCAACCACACGTCGACGCCCATGGGGAACGGGATCCCGTCGTGCGCGGGCTCCCGCTTCGCGGCCACCATCATGGACTACCACGCGGTGGGCTACACCGGGGTGCTCGTCAACGACAAGGCCGACCGGACCGTCACCACCACGCCCAGCTGCTACGGCGCCAAACCCCTGGGCCCCGACCCAACCAGGGCTAATGGGTACAACGTTGCGTATGGGGGCCCAGGAGGGATCTACTGCGACAAACCTGAGTAG
- the LOC117853922 gene encoding cinnamoyl-CoA reductase 1 isoform X1: MEETAAAARSTVCVTGAGGFLASWLVKLLLSSGRYAVRGTARDPGDGKNAHLMPLENAGERLQLLKADMLDYGSVASAVAGCEGVFHVASPVPYGQPSNPEADVIAPAVTGTLNVLKACYEAKVKRVVLVSSVAAVFNNPKWPKGKAFDEDSWSDEDYCRKNEEWYLLSKILSEREASAYAAKTGLDMVTICPSLVIGPLMQSTLNTSVKIFLDYIKGDHETIENRLRNLVDVRDVADALLLAYENSKASGRYICSSTPIRVRDIMDILRTMHPTSRWPKSFVEVQDDFTYDTDKIQKLGCAFRPMEETIRDSIICYMDLGILK, from the exons atggaggagacggcggcggcggcgaggagcacggTGTGCGTGACCGGTGCCGGCGGCTTCCTCGCGTCGTGGCTCGTGAAGCTCCTCCTGTCCAGCGGCCGCTACGCCGTCCGCGgcacggcgcgcgatcctg GTGATGGCAAGAACGCTCACCTCATGCCGCTGGAAAACGCTGGGGAGAGGCTGCAGCTGTTGAAGGCTGACATGCTGGACTACGGCAGCGTCGCCTCCGCAGTCGCCGGCTGTGAGGGTGTTTTCCATGTCGCCAGCCCTGTCCCATACGGCCAGCCCTCCAATCCTGAG gcagACGTAATAGCTCCTGCTGTTACTGGCACATTGAACGTATTAAAAGCTTGCTATGAGGCAAAAGTTAAGAGAGTTGTGTTAGTCTCTTCAGTTGCTGCTGTGTTCAATAATCCTAAGTGGCCCAAGGGCAAGGCCTTTGATGAAGACAGTTGGTCAGATGAAGATTATTGCAGAAAGAATGAG GAATGGTATTTGCTTTCTAAAATATTGTCAGAGCGTGAGGCTTCTGCTTATGCAGCAAAAACTGGGCTGGACATGGTAACCATTTGCCCATCATTGGTAATCGGGCCATTGATGCAATCTACATTAAATACAAGTGTTAAAATCTTCCTCGATTATATCAAAG GGGATCACGAGACCATTGAAAATAGACTTAGAAATCTAGTGGATGTCCGTGATGTTGCTGATGCTCTTCTTTTGGCTTATGAAAATTCAAAGGCATCTGGACGATATATCTGCAGTTCAACCCCAATAAGGGTCCGTGATATTATGGACATACTAAGGACTATGCATCCAACATCCCGTTGGCCCAAAAG CTTTGTGGAAGTGCAAGACGACTTCACATATGACACGGACAAGATTCAGAAGCTAGGGTGTGCCTTCAGGCCCATGGAGGAAACCATCCGGGACAGCATCATTTGCTACATGGATCTTGGCATCCTGAAGTGA
- the LOC117853922 gene encoding cinnamoyl-CoA reductase 1 isoform X2 — protein sequence MEETAAAARSTVCVTGAGGFLASWLVKLLLSSGRYAVRGTARDPGDGKNAHLMPLENAGERLQLLKADMLDYGSVASAVAGCEGVFHVASPVPYGQPSNPEADVIAPAVTGTLNVLKACYEAKVKRVVLVSSVAAVFNNPKWPKGKAFDEDSWSDEDYCRKNEEWYLLSKILSEREASAYAAKTGLDMVTICPSLVIGPLMQSTLNTSVKIFLDYIKGDHETIENRLRNLVDVRDVADALLLAYENSKASGRYICSSTPIRVRDIMDILRTMHPTSRWPKR from the exons atggaggagacggcggcggcggcgaggagcacggTGTGCGTGACCGGTGCCGGCGGCTTCCTCGCGTCGTGGCTCGTGAAGCTCCTCCTGTCCAGCGGCCGCTACGCCGTCCGCGgcacggcgcgcgatcctg GTGATGGCAAGAACGCTCACCTCATGCCGCTGGAAAACGCTGGGGAGAGGCTGCAGCTGTTGAAGGCTGACATGCTGGACTACGGCAGCGTCGCCTCCGCAGTCGCCGGCTGTGAGGGTGTTTTCCATGTCGCCAGCCCTGTCCCATACGGCCAGCCCTCCAATCCTGAG gcagACGTAATAGCTCCTGCTGTTACTGGCACATTGAACGTATTAAAAGCTTGCTATGAGGCAAAAGTTAAGAGAGTTGTGTTAGTCTCTTCAGTTGCTGCTGTGTTCAATAATCCTAAGTGGCCCAAGGGCAAGGCCTTTGATGAAGACAGTTGGTCAGATGAAGATTATTGCAGAAAGAATGAG GAATGGTATTTGCTTTCTAAAATATTGTCAGAGCGTGAGGCTTCTGCTTATGCAGCAAAAACTGGGCTGGACATGGTAACCATTTGCCCATCATTGGTAATCGGGCCATTGATGCAATCTACATTAAATACAAGTGTTAAAATCTTCCTCGATTATATCAAAG GGGATCACGAGACCATTGAAAATAGACTTAGAAATCTAGTGGATGTCCGTGATGTTGCTGATGCTCTTCTTTTGGCTTATGAAAATTCAAAGGCATCTGGACGATATATCTGCAGTTCAACCCCAATAAGGGTCCGTGATATTATGGACATACTAAGGACTATGCATCCAACATCCCGTTGGCCCAAAAGGTAA